The following proteins are encoded in a genomic region of Populus nigra chromosome 16, ddPopNigr1.1, whole genome shotgun sequence:
- the LOC133675619 gene encoding protein MEN-8 yields MAALKSLSSPVAVLLLLTALAVQTQLAHSQQCTSQLNNLNVCAPFVVPGAANTNPSAECCNALEAVQHDCLCSTLQISSRLPSQCNLPPLTCGN; encoded by the coding sequence ATGGCAGCACTCAAATCCCTTAGCTCCCCAGTAGCAGTGCTTCTCTTGCTCACTGCACTTGCAGTGCAGACTCAACTGGCTCACTCGCAGCAATGCACATCCCAGCTCAATAACCTAAATGTGTGTGCACCATTTGTGGTACCTGGTGCTGCTAACACCAACCCGAGTGCTGAGTGTTGTAATGCACTGGAGGCAGTGCAACATGACTGCCTCTGCAGCACTCTCCAGATCTCGTCTCGCCTTCCTTCTCAATGCAATCTTCCACCTCTCACTTGTGGTAACTAG
- the LOC133676208 gene encoding probable methyltransferase PMT16, translating into MAGPHQQYHAISKPVTANFPFFKKINLYTLLLILFLCTFSYLFGSWRNTIVSIPCDPSKPTTTVTEEGKSLDFATHHSAGDLDVTLTSEVRTYPSCNVNLSEYTPCEDPKRSFKFSRHQLIYEERHCPEKDELLKCRIPAPYGYRNPFTWPASRDYAWYNNVPHKHLTVEKAVQNWIRFEGDRFRFPGGGTMFPNGADAYIDDIGRLIDLNDGSIRTAIDTGCGVASWGAYLLSRNVLTMSFAPRDNHEAQVQFALERGVPALIGIMASKRLPYPSRAFDMAHCSRCLIPWADFGGQYLIEVDRVLRPGGYWILSGPPINWKTHWKGWDRTEDDLNDEQNKIETVANSLCWKKLVEKDDIAIWQKPINHLNCKVIRKITQNPPFCPAHDPDKAWYTNMETCLTNLPEVSTNQDVAGGELLKWPERLNAVPPRISRGTLEGITAETFQKDTALWNRRVSYYKAVNNQLEKPGRYRNILDMNAYLGGFAAALINDPLWVMNVVPVQAKANTLGVIYERGLIGTYQDWCEAMSTYPRTYDFIHADSVFTLYDGRCEMEDILLEMDRILRPEGNVIFRDDVDVLVKIKKITDRLNWDSRIVDHEDGPHQREKLLFAVKSYWTAPADHQKESTTSS; encoded by the exons ATGGCTGGTCCTCATCAACAATACCATGCCATCTCCAAACCCGTCACCGCCAATTTCCCTTTCTTCAAGAAGATCAACCTGTACACCTTACTCCTTATTCTTTTCCTTTGCACCTTCTCTTATCTCTTCGGTTCCTGGCGCAACACCATTGTTTCAATCCCATGCGACCCCTCAAAACCCACCACCACCGTAACCGAAGAAGGAAAATCTCTTGACTTTGCAACCCACCACAGTGCAGGTGATTTAGATGTCACGTTAACATCAGAAGTCAGAACCTACCCTTCATGCAACGTGAATTTAAGTGAGTACACGCCATGTGAGGATCCCAAGAGATCATTTAAATTCAGCAGGCATCAATTGATATACGAAGAAAGGCATTGTCCAGAGAAAGACGAGTTACTAAAGTGTCGTATACCAGCTCCTTACGGGTACAGGAACCCTTTTACATGGCCTGCAAGTAGGGATTATGCTTGGTACAATAACGTGCCACACAAGCACCTAACGGTGGAGAAGGCAGTGCAAAACTGGATCAGATTTGAAGGTGATCGGTTTAGATTTCCTGGTGGAGGGACTATGTTTCCTAATGGCGCTGATGCttatattgatgatattggaAGATTGATTGATCTCAACGATGGGTCTATTAGGACTGCCATTGATACTGGCTGCGGG GTTGCAAGTTGGGGAGCTTATCTTCTGTCACGCAACGTATTAACAATGTCCTTTGCACCAAGAGACAATCACGAAGCACAGGTGCAATTTGCCCTAGAAAGAGGAGTTCCTGCCTTGATCGGGATTATGGCCTCAAAAAGGCTCCCATACCCATCCAGAGCCTTCGACATGGCACATTGCTCTCGTTGCCTTATTCCATGGGCCGATTTCG GAGGGCAATATTTGATTGAAGTCGATCGAGTTCTAAGGCCAGGTGGGTATTGGATTTTGTCTGGTCCACCAATTAATTGGAAGACTCATTGGAAGGGCTGGGACAGAACAGAAGATGATTTGAATGATGAACAGAACAAAATTGAGACCGTGGCTAATAGCTTATGTTGGAAAAAGTTGGTGGAGAAAGATGACATTGCCATATGGCAAAAGCCAATCAATCACTTGAATTGTAAAGTTATCAGGAAAATCACACAAAATCCACCGTTCTGCCCTGCTCATGATCCTGACAAAGCCTG gtacACAAACATGGAGACTTGTCTGACTAACTTGCCTGAGGTATCTACCAATCAAGACGTTGCCGGCGGAGAATTGCTGAAATGGCCTGAGAGATTGAATGCTGTACCACCAAGAATTAGTAGAGGAACTTTGGAAGGGATTACAGCTGAAACTTTCCAAAAAGATACAGCACTTTGGAATAGGAGAGTGTCATATTATAAAGCTGTAAATAACCAATTAGAAAAACCAGGAAGGTACCGTAACATTTTGGACATGAATGCTTACTTGGGTGGATTTGCTGCTGCTCTTATAAATGACCCACTATGGGTTATGAACGTGGTTCCTGTCCAAGCCAAGGCTAACACTCTCGGAGTAATTTATGAGCGAGGATTAATTGGAACATATCAGGATTG GTGTGAAGCAATGTCTACTTATCCAAGAACTTATGACTTCATCCATGCTGATTCTGTATTTACCCTCTATGACGGCAG ATGTGAAATGGAAGATATTTTGCTAGAGATGGATAGAATTCTGAGACCTGAAGGAAATGTAATATTTAGAGATGATGTTGATGTGTTGGTGAAGATTAAGAAAATAACTGATAGATTGAACTGGGACAGTCGAATTGTTGATCATGAAGATGGACCTCATCAAAGGGAAAAACTTCTTTTTGCTGTCAAGTCTTATTGGACAGCTCCTGCTGATCATCAGAAAGAGTCCACCACATCTTCTTAA